The nucleotide window AATCTAATAATAATTGAgcaaaaatgttatatattaattgcgtaaaaagttttatatattCATTCCATCACAACTTATCATCTAtggtaaatttgttaattttttaaataatgatctTAACGTAATTTAAATAGTGATTTGTGATTGGATgtcagtataaaattattttacaatatcaaaatagacattaaactcctaataatttatcataaatataagtttattaacctttacaataattatatctttaaagtcattttaatattttaatcaagatcatactaattaataatattatttttggttgATTGACAGTATAAAATGATGgtgcttaaaaattaaaataaaataaaattaaacaatgtttttggatcATCATAGTATTGCTGTGGAGTATTGAACTCGAAACTCGAACTAGCAATTTGTTGgtaaactaaacaaaaaaggTTGCACATGGTAGAGCACTTGTGCTTggaaaaaaaactcattaataaagaaaaaaacaaagttttcaGTAAAGTTATTCTCAAagagaaattaataatttaaattctcttaaaTGACTACCTTAATTCCCTcattaattattcaaaaatcaTTAAATGTATTTTCCTATACAATTAACTCCAATTTAAAGATCCAGACAAAAAACtccaatttaatattttcttattttttagagtAAACAAGCACACTTACCGTGTTTTACACGTTTACTCAGTATTACATCCGGTCCTATataagaaagaaatattttcttGGTTTTAGTTATAAGAAAGATAGGAATACTTAGGAGTAAAATGCAGTGTATTTGCTCTTAGTCTTTCAAAGATTGGGTACCATAAGTCTATATAATTAGGGTTTTCTTCTCACATTGGACTTGTGTATCCTGAAATGCCACATGCTTCTTTACTCCCTGAGGAACTCATTGTGGAAATTCTGTCATGGGTTCCGGTGAAGGCTCTCATGCAATTCAGGTGCATTTCTAAGACTTGGAATTCCCTTATCTTACATCCTACATTTGTCAAATTGCACCTTCATAGGTCATCCAAAAACACCCACATCCTAGTAATGTATAAGGACATTAACGCGGAGGATGATAAACTCGTTACCTGTGTCGCACCCTGCTCGATACGTCATTTACTCGAGAACCCATCATCCACGGTTGACGATGGTTGCCACCGATTCAATGCCAATTACCTTGTCTCTGGTGTTTGCAATGGGTTGGTTTGCTTGCGTGATTCTTTTGCTGGAGATGAATTTCAGGAATATTGGTTTCGATTTTTGAACCCAGCCACAAGGGTCGTGTCCATAGATTCAGTACCCTTACGTCTCCATTCGtccaattataaaacaaaatggtATCCTGTGAAGTGTGCTCTTGGGTATGATGATTTGAGTGAAACTTACAAGGTGGTCGTAGTCCTTTCTGATATTAAACTACAGAAAATGGAGGTGAGAGTTCACTGTTTGGGTGACACTTGTTGGAGAAAGATTTTAACTTGCCTTGATTTTCACTTTCTGCAGCAGTGCGATGGACAGTTTGTGAATGGCACCGTTAACTGGTTAGCACTTCGAAAGTTGAGTTCAGATTATATTTGGAGATAtgaattagtaattttttcgTACGATATGAAGAATGAGACATACAGATATTTGTTGAAGCCTGATGGTCTGTCTGAAGTCTCTTTTCCTGAGCCTCGTCTTGGGGTTTTGAAGGGTTACCTCTGTCTTTCTTGTGATCATGGGAGAACCCATTTTGTTGTTTGGCTAATGAGGGAATTTGGAGGTGAAAAATCTTGGACTCAATTGTTGAACGTAAGTTATGAGCATCTTCAACTTGATCAATTTCCATTTCCATCTATTTCAATGATACCTTTGTGCATGTCTGAAGATGAAGATGTCATGTTGCTGGCAAGCTATGGACGTAAGGAATTTGTTCTGGTTAATAAGAGAGATAACAGAATGGACGATATTGGAGGTTTCGATGGTAAATATTATTGGTCGTACTCCTATGATTATGTTCCAAGCTTGGTTTTGCCATATCGAAATTAAGCTACCTTAATTTGCTTATATgaatttatgttaaattatgTAAGTGATTTCAGaacctttttcattttgttgtttggCTAATGAGcgtttttgtagtagtgtgaaTAGTTTCGGTGGTTCCATAGTTTGATTAATTTGTTGGATTATTCTTTTAGCTATTGCTTAGGGTTTAATTTCATGGAAAATTGATTGTCTCTAATATTTTATTGCTGGAATGGTcttcaaaaagttaaaaacaaaatgcaGAAAAAAAAGACAGCGTTTTTAATTCCTCCCTTGATAGTAATCTCATTTGTTCtgtgattttcttttatatattacagAATGCTAGAATTGTGATTGTGTTacgttattatgttttttttatgtgtagTCCCATTTTGATTGCACTGCACTTATTGAAATATAAGAAAGGCTTCTTTAGTCTGTTTATACAACGAACTTTCCTCTTAAACATCGATCAAATAGCAGAAAATGAGCCAAATCGattttttctatattaaaatggacattttctaactttttttttttacttctatatTACTCATTCAAAGAGAATCTAGTAAAACAAGATCATTTTTCATCTgggtttttcttttatcattttagctcggcttaaatatgtttatgcTTCTTGATAtatatccaaattttatttttgactcTGATAAATCTTTTCTtcgtttttgttgtttcatattttaaaagttttatttttctgttagcTGGTGATGTagctgttaaattttttaaaatacgatTTGTGATAATTTTAAACTGTCAAATactgttttcaaattttaaattacaatttctaACGCTTAAAAATTACCAATTGCAAAATCaattaaaggagaaaaaagaaaaaaatagatctCAAACCAAAtttggaagagagagagagagagccgaAAGAAAAAGCATTGCGCATCAACCCCGCCTCCCTCCTTCGACCGTGCTCACCAACCTTGCCCCACTCCATTGACATCACGCACCAACCCCACCACCCTCCTCGGACGTTGCACGCTGCCTCCACCTCCAGATCTGATTCCACCTCTAAACACATGCACCTTTGCGCCTTCAACAAATTCGGTGCAACCCCTACCAGCATTGCCGCATGCCGCCTCACCACCTTAGCGCCCACCACaccacttgtcatccataaTCGCTCGTGCAACTGCCGATGACCCAACCTCCACCATCCACCCTCATCATAACCCATGACAAGAGCGACAATGGATTTGTATTTGAGATGTTTCACCAGAGATCTGTGTTCAAATCTAAGTGTCTTCATATCTAAGTGTTTTCAAATCTGAAATTTGATATGATTTTCATATCAAATCCATGTTTTAGATCTCACATTCGAGTACAAGTTCACGTTGTGTGCTTGCTTTCTCTTTTTCGTCCATCTCCTATGTGTTCATGGTATTCCAGAGTTTTGATTGTGcatgtttatattttcttcttggtttgatgtttgatttgaattaaaacaataCAATGAAGGAGAAAACGAAATGGATATCAGATCTTCTTTTCCTCCTTTGATTGATTCTAACAATTTTTAACTgtaaaaaactataattataattttaaaataaatattgataattttaaaattgcaacaactcatatttttaaaagactAATGGCTACGTCACCAGTTAATAGATAAATCCTATCGGCgaggattaaaaaaaactttttcaaatatcaagaattaaaaacgaagaaaaaaattatcagcaataaaaaacaaaatttggatGTATTTTAGATAATAGCTAGAATAAGGCCAACATACCGTTCTTGTTTGAGAGAAGTGATATTGATGATTGAGGTTGCTTAGGGAGACCGTGACACAATCAATCACTATTAAATCAGAATAAGAAGAACTAGTAACATTCTTTTATCATCAAGAGCTCCCTTGATTTTTCATGTGCAGTTGTGATTATAGAACCAGATTTGTCTctgaatatgaaaataaatgcaCATTTCGTGTTCATTGATTTCTGTCACATTTTTATAAAACGTACTCTCCCTTAGAGTTAGTCGTTGCACCTTGTGCATTTAGGACTTGTCACGGTTTTAAATTGCAGCCGCAACATCAAGCTATTTTGACACTTTGCAATCTCATTATGACGGCAATTGTAGCCGCATCAGCCACATTTTTCCACAATTGCCCGCAATGTAAAAGGTTTTTTTGGCTCACCCCAATTTAAAATCATGGGACTCATGATTGTGGAGCCGAAGCATGCATAAAATCGTTGGCCTCCTTGTGGTTAGCTAGTTGGACCTTGCGTTGGTCTCATCCATAACTAGTTTGGGGTCTGGTTTTGCCatcaaaatacataatttttggCCAGCCAAACCATATGAAGATAAGAGCATAAATAGCATgggttattgttttcttttgagcCATATGCATTTTGGGCACATAGGGTATTGGAGAACATCTcctttataaaaaattgtaatatgcCATTGAAAACcctttataaaaaattcatgaCTTTTTTATTAGAGCTATTCTTCAATTTCTGAACTTTCTTTCCTACCTTAATTGCTTAAGAAATTAGTCGTGTGCTAGGTTTTGGTCCTTTCAAGTTATTCTTCAGAAGATCTGAGTGCCTATATGGAAAATATTTTGCCTAAATATACTTGAATGCACAAGGTGATTGAGCTGATTATTCTCATGCAAATCCTCCTATGCATGTATGTCTTTGCAACCACCATGGTTTTACAAACTTCAAACAACATTTTAAGAGTGATTGCAAACTTGGAAAAACTCATTGATGACAACAGTAGGTTCAGCCCTTTCTAACAGCAACATCGATTATATCATGTGTATCAGATAAAATTGCAGCTCAAGTTTAAGTGTAAAATCGTAAAGTTGATCAAATGATTACTTTTTTCCTACAAAAGACACAGGAAAATACAATGTAAAACATAGTAAGAAACTTCAATTCGACATGGATTTTttgcatattaattatttacgaACGAAGAAATTGGTGGTGCTGTCACAAGTCCTTATATGAAGcgtatggaatgctcagaatgcatTGAAGATCATATTTGTGTtggaatttttaataaaacttataaaatactaaataagcatcaaaatatattacatcatattatcaagaggttttaaAGAATATCTGgatccataatgattgatcaacAAACACAGCGGAATTTGAATCTGTAGTAATCGGTGGCTTCATGGTTCTTCCTCAACCGGAATCTCTTCATTCCTTAATAGGACCTTCATAACTCTTCAGATGAGGAGAAGAGAAACTATATGTGATGGCTGGTATATTGGAGATCATAGTCTTCTTATAGGGTGTTAACCTAATAGGATTCTCATTACTCTCTAATAGGCCAACACTGGCATCTGCTCATTTAAGTCCATATCATTTGATTTGGCTTTTGATTGTCTAACGGAGGATcatttaatttgatcacataagataaaactcattaatgataaatagctaatataattgtcttataatattagtccacattaattattggaatgGAAAATTCCAACAATCTCTTACTTGGGCTACATATtgtaacaattttataaaaaatcctTAAGCGTGCATCTGTATGCTATTTTCCTTTAGACTTTCACTTTAACAACATAGTTCGTCTCATGCATTAATAATGGAATCATTGCGTCTTTGACACTACAACAAATGTAACTAAACCCCAATGACTACCACATCAATACACTCAATGACATAGGTCAATATAGATGAGCAACATGAAAATTACATGCAATGTGATCTCATTCATACCTATCTCCAATtggtccaaactttattctttatagagatcaatccaaatacaatataaatattgcaaacaaaataagcttataatgaaatgattaactttaactttatttttgcagaaaatccaaactacaaaatatatttaaatcataaGATATAGAACATAAGTAAGACAACCACTCAACTAAGGTATTATCAGGAATTACACTCATATGAGCATtgtgctcatgaaaaacttTAAGTATCATATCTCTAGTAAGTGGATCAGCTAGCATGAAATAAGTTCTTATATGTTGTATACAAATCTATATTTTccgaattatttatttaataaccaaatactttatgtcaacaaacttttactaagttgaatccttaataagaCCGTTAAGATATTATCCCAATAAACACCCGATGGTTACTTAATGTTGGCAAcaaactttttacttggaatttCAAATTTGAGCAATCTTAAGCTTGTTAGAAAGCTTATGATGCATAGTTTACTGTGGTAAAT belongs to Glycine soja cultivar W05 chromosome 5, ASM419377v2, whole genome shotgun sequence and includes:
- the LOC114411096 gene encoding F-box/kelch-repeat protein At3g23880-like, which produces MPHASLLPEELIVEILSWVPVKALMQFRCISKTWNSLILHPTFVKLHLHRSSKNTHILVMYKDINAEDDKLVTCVAPCSIRHLLENPSSTVDDGCHRFNANYLVSGVCNGLVCLRDSFAGDEFQEYWFRFLNPATRVVSIDSVPLRLHSSNYKTKWYPVKCALGYDDLSETYKVVVVLSDIKLQKMEVRVHCLGDTCWRKILTCLDFHFLQQCDGQFVNGTVNWLALRKLSSDYIWRYELVIFSYDMKNETYRYLLKPDGLSEVSFPEPRLGVLKGYLCLSCDHGRTHFVVWLMREFGGEKSWTQLLNVSYEHLQLDQFPFPSISMIPLCMSEDEDVMLLASYGRKEFVLVNKRDNRMDDIGGFDGKYYWSYSYDYVPSLVLPYRN